The genomic segment CCCGTGCACCTTGGGGTCGCTGCTGAGCAGCGCCGTGCGGTAGCCCGTGGTCATCCAGACGGGCAGCGTGAACCACTGCGACGTGAGCGTCTTGAAGTAGTCGCCCCAGCTGATGGCGACCGCCACGTTCCCCACGGCGTACTCCAGGATCAGGTCCCACCCGATGATCCACGCCACGAGCTCGCCCAGGGTGGCATACGAGTACGCGTAGGCGCTGCCGGCCTGGGGGATCATGGACGCGAGCTCCGCGTAGCAGAGCGCCGCCAGCGCGCAGGCGAAGCCCAGCAGCACGAACGAGACGACCAGGCCCGGGCCCGCGCCGCTGCGGATCACGTGGCCGTCCGGGCCGATCTGGCCGGCGGCCGCGGTGCCGATGGCGCCGAAGATGCCGGCGCCGATCACCGCGCCGATGGCCAGCATGATCAGGTCGCCCGCGCCCAGCTCGCGGCGCAGGCCGTTGGGATGGTCGCCTTCCTCGATCAGCTCCGCGATGGGCTTCCTGCGGAAGAGTTGGGACATGGGGTCGCGGGAAAGGGGTGGGACTGCGGAAAGTCGCGGCGGGAGGCCGGGGAGGCCGCCCGCTGAAGCGGTCGCAACTTAGGGCGCGGTGCGCGGCCGGCGCAACGGGAGCGTCAGGCCTGCGGCGAAGGCACGTCCTCGGTCACGCCCAGCTGGCGCGCCGACTCCTCGGGCGGCAGCACGGCCGCGTCGGGGTCGAACTCGCCCTCCCAGCGCGCCATGACCACCGTCGCCAGGCAGTTGCCGATCAGGTTCACCGTGGTGCGGCCCATGTCCATCAGCTCGTCCACGCCCAGGATCACCGCCACGCCCTCCAGCGGCAGGCCGAAGCTGGCCAGCGTACCGGAAAGGATCACCAGAGAAGCGCGCGGCACCGCGGCCACGCCCTTCGAGGTGAGCATGAGCGTGAGCATCATCGTGACCTGGTGCCACACCGTGAGCGGGTGCCCCGCCGCCTGCGCCACGAAGATCGAAGCCACCGCCAGGTACAGCGTGGTGCCGTCCAGGTTGAACGAGTAGCCGGTGGGCATCACGAACGCCACGATGCGCCTCGGCACCCCGATGCCCTCCATCGCCTGCATGGCGCGCGGCAGCGCCGCCTCGGACGAGGTGGTGGAGAAGGCGATGAGCGCCGGCTGCTTGACCGCCTGGAGGAACTTGCGGATGGGCACCCGGACGATGAGCGCCACGGGCAGAAGCACCAGCAGGATGAGGACGATCAGCGCTCCGTACAGCGTGCCGATGAGCATCGCCAGGTTCTTCAGCACGCCCAGCCCGCTGTGGCTCACCGTCACCGCGATCGCCGCCCCGATGCCGATGGGCGCGAAGCGCATCACGAACGCGGTGAACTTGAACATCACCTCTGCCAGGCCCTCGATGGCGCCCAGGAGCAGCTCCTTCGGCCGCCCCTGCACGTGGGCGAGCGCCACGCCGAAGAGGATCGACCAGAACACGATCTGGAGCACCTCGTTGCCCGCCGCCGCCTCGAAGAAGCTCTGCGGGACGATGTGCTCCAGGAAGGTGCCCGGCGTCAGCGCCTTGGCCGTGGCCGCCATCTCCTGCGCGGCGGCCGCGGGGGCCGACAGGGGCACGCCCACGCCCGGCTTCACCAGGTTCACCGCCACCAGGCCGATGACCAGCGCGAGCGTGGTGACGATCTCGAAGTAGATGATGGACTTCAGGGCCAGCCTGCCCACCCGCTTCATGTCGTCGCCGTGCCCCGCGATCCCGATCACCAGCGTGCTGAAGATGATGGGGACGATCACCGACTTGATCATCCGCAGGAAGACGGTGGACAGCGGCTTGAGCTGCGTGGCCGCGAACTGGCCGGGCACGTCGGTGGCCGGGTACAGCCAGCCGACCAGCACGCCGATCACCATTGCGAGCAGGATCCACTGCGTGAGCGAGATCCGGCGGAGGAATTTGAACATCTGGACGGCTCTTCTTGCGATTCGGGGAACGCCGGCGCGGCCCAACGCCAAAAAGAAGCTGCCACTTCGGGGTCGAAATGGCAGCTTCAGCCACGGTAACTTACAGCGCGGAGCACAGGTGGGGCAAGTCGCCACCCCGCGCGGCTTACTGCGCCGCGTATGTCCAGCGCTGCGATGCCGGGCTTCCCCTCTCGGCGAGCAGGCCCACCCGCCGGAACCCCGCAGACCGCGCGCCGCTCAGCAGGTCGAGAATTCGCGAGTAGGGCGTGCGCCGGTCGGCATCCACGAACAGCACCTCGCCTGGGTGCAGCGTCCGCTCACGCGCAAGCGCCGCCGTCAGGTGATCGTCGGTAAGAGCGCCATTCCACGCAGGCACGAAGAACCGCCCGTCCTCGCTCACCAGCACGTGTGGGCCCTGCTTCAGGTCGA from the Longimicrobiaceae bacterium genome contains:
- a CDS encoding cation:dicarboxylase symporter family transporter, which codes for MFKFLRRISLTQWILLAMVIGVLVGWLYPATDVPGQFAATQLKPLSTVFLRMIKSVIVPIIFSTLVIGIAGHGDDMKRVGRLALKSIIYFEIVTTLALVIGLVAVNLVKPGVGVPLSAPAAAAQEMAATAKALTPGTFLEHIVPQSFFEAAAGNEVLQIVFWSILFGVALAHVQGRPKELLLGAIEGLAEVMFKFTAFVMRFAPIGIGAAIAVTVSHSGLGVLKNLAMLIGTLYGALIVLILLVLLPVALIVRVPIRKFLQAVKQPALIAFSTTSSEAALPRAMQAMEGIGVPRRIVAFVMPTGYSFNLDGTTLYLAVASIFVAQAAGHPLTVWHQVTMMLTLMLTSKGVAAVPRASLVILSGTLASFGLPLEGVAVILGVDELMDMGRTTVNLIGNCLATVVMARWEGEFDPDAAVLPPEESARQLGVTEDVPSPQA
- a CDS encoding biopolymer transporter ExbD, whose protein sequence is MRARSVSAPAPSFGGSPLPRLAGLDGASLAHSPDTTPLLGVVLLLMLIVVTINPTITRCFFSAARSESAFVDLKQGPHVLVSEDGRFFVPAWNGALTDDHLTAALARERTLHPGEVLFVDADRRTPYSRILDLLSGARSAGFRRVGLLAERGSPASQRWTYAAQ